From Pseudomonas hefeiensis, one genomic window encodes:
- a CDS encoding GGDEF/EAL domain-containing response regulator encodes MSLPTERANRRILIVDDTPAIHEDFRKILSPHATPEDSLSSAEAALFGAPVAVASMSFMLDSAFQGMEALNKVESALAEGKPYAMAFIDMRMPPGWDGLETIERLWRVDPKLQVALCTAYSDYSWEDIAERLELGDRLLILKKPFDAIEIRQMASTLTVKWQMTEDAALKMDMLERAVQERTRELADANIIVQNSPTILYRLRGEPPFALMYISHNITKFGHTAAQLVNSPEWAQTLIHPDDQGKIDDAMVRVLNRDTAGASIEFRMRTGDGAFRWVENRYIPVRNEQGLLLEVEGIILDITERKLAEEKIALLARTDGLTGLANRATMIERLHQAFAAARRGAAPFAMFYLDLDHFKRINDTLGHPIGDLLLQEVAARIKGCTRENDVVARLGGDEFAILQLDVHEATHCAALAAKIRDALVVPYSLDGNDVRISVSIGISLYSSQSQSADSLMAQSDMALYRSKEKGRNQYHFHSDEINQEVTDRVALANDLRQAIENKELHLHYLPEVDLGTGKILGMGVQVRWNHPQRGWLEPASFMPAAEKTGIIIGLGHWVLDQACQQMRQWRDQGVAPPVIAIDLCLTQLKTGPELIYDVLRTTARWGLAPWDLRFDVTEATLAQTKWTHNDVLPRLCELGVQIAIDDFGTEYSSFDYLKTYRVNHLKLAQRFLDSANADPENAMTLRAIINFARDVGIGIIAEGVETQEQRTTLMSSGGSMQAQGHYFSTAVDSGQAAELLKAGTIVPVTDHWTRPASQLSESNP; translated from the coding sequence ATGAGCCTGCCGACGGAAAGGGCCAATCGGCGGATCCTCATCGTCGACGACACCCCGGCAATTCATGAGGACTTTCGAAAAATCCTCAGCCCCCATGCGACCCCCGAGGACAGCCTGAGCAGCGCAGAAGCAGCCCTGTTCGGCGCGCCCGTAGCGGTTGCCAGCATGAGTTTCATGCTCGATTCGGCCTTCCAGGGCATGGAAGCCCTGAACAAGGTGGAATCTGCGTTGGCCGAGGGCAAACCCTACGCCATGGCGTTCATCGACATGCGCATGCCCCCTGGCTGGGATGGCCTTGAAACCATCGAACGGCTGTGGCGTGTCGACCCCAAGCTGCAAGTGGCGCTGTGCACCGCCTATTCGGATTATTCCTGGGAAGACATCGCCGAGCGCCTCGAACTGGGCGACCGCCTGCTCATCCTGAAAAAACCCTTCGACGCCATCGAGATCCGCCAGATGGCCAGTACCCTGACCGTCAAATGGCAGATGACCGAAGACGCGGCGCTGAAAATGGACATGCTCGAACGCGCGGTGCAGGAACGCACACGGGAGCTGGCCGACGCCAACATCATCGTGCAGAACAGCCCCACCATTCTGTACCGCCTGCGTGGCGAGCCGCCGTTTGCGCTGATGTACATTTCCCACAACATCACCAAGTTCGGCCATACCGCGGCGCAACTGGTCAACTCGCCGGAGTGGGCGCAAACCCTGATCCATCCCGACGACCAGGGCAAGATCGACGACGCCATGGTCCGCGTCTTGAACCGCGACACCGCTGGGGCGTCCATCGAGTTCCGCATGCGCACCGGCGACGGCGCGTTCCGCTGGGTGGAAAACCGCTACATTCCGGTGCGCAACGAACAGGGCCTGCTGCTGGAGGTGGAAGGCATCATTCTCGACATCACCGAACGCAAGCTGGCCGAAGAGAAAATCGCCCTGCTGGCGCGCACCGACGGCCTGACCGGGCTGGCCAACCGCGCCACCATGATCGAGCGCCTGCATCAAGCCTTTGCCGCGGCTCGCCGGGGGGCGGCACCGTTTGCGATGTTTTACCTGGACCTGGACCATTTCAAGCGGATCAACGACACCCTGGGCCACCCGATCGGCGACCTGCTGCTGCAGGAGGTCGCCGCGCGCATCAAGGGCTGTACCCGGGAGAACGACGTGGTGGCGCGCCTGGGTGGCGACGAGTTCGCCATCCTGCAACTGGATGTCCACGAAGCGACCCATTGCGCCGCCCTGGCTGCCAAGATCCGGGATGCCCTGGTGGTGCCCTACTCCCTGGACGGCAACGACGTGCGGATCTCCGTGAGCATCGGCATCAGCCTGTACTCCTCCCAGAGCCAAAGCGCCGACAGCCTGATGGCTCAGTCCGACATGGCCTTGTACCGATCCAAGGAAAAGGGCCGCAACCAGTACCATTTCCACAGCGATGAGATTAATCAGGAAGTCACCGACCGCGTCGCCCTGGCCAACGACCTGCGCCAGGCCATCGAAAATAAAGAACTGCACTTGCACTACCTGCCGGAGGTCGACCTGGGCACCGGGAAAATCCTCGGCATGGGCGTGCAAGTGCGCTGGAACCACCCTCAGCGCGGCTGGCTGGAGCCGGCGTCGTTCATGCCGGCCGCCGAGAAGACCGGGATCATTATTGGCCTGGGGCATTGGGTGCTGGACCAGGCCTGTCAACAGATGCGCCAGTGGCGTGACCAGGGCGTGGCGCCGCCGGTAATTGCTATCGACCTCTGCCTGACACAACTCAAGACCGGTCCCGAGCTGATCTATGACGTGCTGCGCACCACTGCCCGCTGGGGCCTGGCTCCTTGGGACCTGCGCTTTGACGTCACCGAGGCCACCTTGGCGCAAACCAAGTGGACCCACAACGACGTACTGCCGCGGCTGTGCGAACTGGGCGTACAAATTGCCATCGACGATTTCGGCACCGAGTACTCCTCCTTCGATTACCTCAAAACCTACCGGGTCAATCACCTCAAGCTCGCCCAACGGTTTCTCGACAGCGCCAACGCCGACCCCGAGAACGCGATGACGCTGCGAGCGATCATCAACTTCGCCCGGGATGTGGGCATCGGGATCATCGCCGAAGGCGTCGAGACCCAGGAGCAACGCACCACGCTGATGTCCAGCGGCGGGTCGATGCAGGCCCAGGGGCACTACTTCAGCACGGCAGTCGACAGTGGACAAGCCGCCGAATTGCTCAAGGCCGGCACCATCGTTCCGGTGACGGACCATTGGACCCGGCCGGCCAGCCAGTTATCGGAGAGCAATCCATGA
- a CDS encoding LysE family translocator, translating into MIPLPDLLIFAAAALLMVLTPGPNMIYLISRSICQGRKAGVTSLLGVVAGFFVHMFAAAAGLTAVFLAVPMAYEVLKWAGALYLLWLAWQAVRPGARSPFQAQQLPADSTRRLITMGFLTSALNPKIAVFYLSVFPQFISPEHGSLFIQSIILGLTQISVSFSVNLLIALFAAGIASWFVHNPTWLAAQRYFMGFVLGALALRLMLEQRRSA; encoded by the coding sequence ATGATTCCATTGCCGGACCTGCTGATTTTTGCCGCCGCCGCGTTGTTGATGGTGCTCACGCCCGGCCCGAACATGATCTACCTGATTTCCCGTTCGATCTGCCAGGGTCGCAAGGCCGGCGTCACGTCCCTGCTGGGGGTGGTGGCGGGGTTCTTCGTGCACATGTTTGCCGCAGCGGCGGGGCTGACGGCGGTGTTCCTGGCGGTGCCCATGGCTTATGAAGTTTTGAAATGGGCCGGCGCACTATACCTGCTGTGGCTGGCCTGGCAGGCGGTCAGGCCCGGCGCACGTTCGCCGTTCCAGGCCCAGCAACTGCCTGCGGACTCGACGCGCAGGCTGATCACCATGGGGTTCCTCACCAGTGCCCTGAATCCAAAGATTGCAGTGTTTTACCTGTCGGTGTTCCCGCAGTTCATCAGCCCGGAACACGGTTCGTTGTTCATTCAGAGCATCATTCTGGGGCTGACGCAAATCAGCGTCAGTTTCAGCGTCAACCTGCTGATTGCCCTGTTCGCCGCCGGCATTGCCTCCTGGTTTGTCCATAACCCCACCTGGCTGGCGGCGCAGCGCTACTTCATGGGTTTTGTACTCGGCGCGCTGGCGTTGCGCCTGATGCTTGAGCAACGGCGTTCGGCGTGA
- a CDS encoding LysR substrate-binding domain-containing protein: protein MKRLPPLPALHTFLITAQCCNFTRAAEQLHITQGAVSRQIAGLEEHLGYALFLRQARGLSLTPQGQAWLPRVQQVFGLIAEAVEQIGEKRQSVQLKAPTCVLRWLMPRLLQWQKERPDIPVALTTTVRHGVDFQRETFDAAVVYGPLPTPSLACLHLFDEQLTPVCSRPLLEGPVPLRSPSDLQHHLLLHPTSDERDWNAWLEAAQVQLNNVSKGQHFETLDLAMSMASQGTGVAIGDWSLIGDDLNAGRLVMPFELKVRTGLAYHLVYPRKPAASEQLQELMEWLVEQAQAR from the coding sequence ATGAAACGACTTCCCCCGCTCCCGGCGCTGCACACGTTTCTGATCACCGCCCAGTGCTGCAACTTCACCCGGGCGGCGGAACAGCTGCACATCACCCAGGGCGCGGTGAGTCGGCAGATCGCCGGGTTGGAGGAGCATTTGGGTTATGCGCTGTTCCTGCGTCAGGCACGGGGCCTGAGCCTGACGCCGCAGGGCCAGGCGTGGTTACCACGGGTGCAACAGGTGTTCGGCCTGATCGCTGAAGCGGTGGAGCAGATCGGCGAGAAACGCCAGAGCGTGCAGCTCAAGGCGCCGACCTGCGTATTGCGCTGGTTGATGCCGCGTTTGCTGCAATGGCAGAAGGAACGGCCGGACATACCGGTGGCGTTGACGACCACCGTCCGCCACGGCGTGGATTTCCAGCGCGAAACCTTCGACGCCGCAGTGGTCTACGGGCCGCTGCCCACGCCTTCGTTGGCGTGCCTGCACTTGTTCGATGAACAGCTGACGCCGGTGTGTTCCCGTCCACTGCTTGAAGGTCCGGTGCCGCTGCGCTCACCCTCCGACCTGCAACACCATCTGCTGCTCCATCCCACCAGTGACGAGCGCGACTGGAACGCCTGGCTGGAGGCTGCGCAGGTGCAACTGAACAACGTCAGCAAAGGCCAGCATTTCGAAACCCTGGACCTGGCGATGTCCATGGCCTCCCAAGGCACGGGCGTGGCGATTGGCGACTGGTCGCTGATAGGCGACGACCTGAACGCCGGGCGACTGGTGATGCCGTTCGAACTGAAGGTCAGGACCGGATTGGCCTATCACCTGGTGTACCCGCGTAAGCCCGCAGCGTCGGAGCAGTTGCAGGAATTGATGGAGTGGCTGGTGGAGCAGGCGCAGGCACGGTAG
- the metE gene encoding 5-methyltetrahydropteroyltriglutamate--homocysteine S-methyltransferase has translation MALAHTLGFPRIGADRELKKALEAYWKGDLAPAALQAVGRELRARHWQLQKDAGIDLLPVGDFAWYDQVLSHTLTLGAVPPRFQSTLDAQAKPTLDTLFAMARGATAACCGADHGQAQYAQELTKWFDTNYHYLVPEFSADQRFALSWEQLFEEVDEAHALGHRVKPVLIGPLTYLWLGKAKGEDFDKLNLLERLLPVYGEILNRLKAQGVEWVQIDEPILTLDLPQAWKSAFERAYHILQYSPLKKLVATYFSGLEDNLGLAVSLPVDGLHIDAVRAPEQLGQVLDRLPTYKILSVGLVNGRNVWRCELEQALAQLQPAQERFGDNLWVSTSCSLLHSPVDLEREDRLDPELKSWLAFAVQKCGEVAVLRDALNDPQAPGVQHALANSRDVHARRAASTRIHKAEVQARLAAIGPQDSQRRSPFAQRIEQQRARLKLPAFPTTTIGSFPQTPAIRLARQAYKQGKLSANDYQDAMHTEIRHAVQIQERLGLDVLVHGEAERNDMVEYFAEQLDGYAFTRFGWVQSYGSRCVKPAIIYGDISRPQAMTVDWIRYAQSLTDKVMKGMLTGPVTMLMWSFPREDVSRQVQAQQLALALRDEVLDLEKAGIKIVQIDEAAFREGLPLRRGQWQQYLDWAVQAFRLSASGVGDETQIHTHMCYSEFNDVIKAIAAMDADVITIETSRSDMELLEAFEVFEYPNDIGPGVYDIHSPRVPDTAEMVALMSKAVKRIAADRLWVNPDCGLKTRAWPEAEAALVNMVAAARQLRSQLA, from the coding sequence ATGGCCCTGGCCCACACCTTAGGTTTTCCCCGCATCGGCGCCGACCGCGAACTGAAAAAAGCCCTCGAAGCCTACTGGAAGGGCGACCTGGCACCGGCCGCGCTGCAAGCGGTGGGGCGCGAACTGCGGGCCCGGCACTGGCAACTGCAGAAGGATGCCGGCATTGACCTGCTGCCGGTCGGTGATTTCGCCTGGTACGACCAGGTGCTCAGCCACACTTTGACCCTGGGGGCTGTCCCGCCGCGATTCCAAAGCACCCTCGACGCCCAGGCAAAGCCGACTCTCGACACCCTGTTCGCCATGGCCCGAGGCGCCACCGCTGCCTGCTGCGGTGCCGATCACGGGCAAGCCCAATATGCTCAGGAACTGACCAAGTGGTTCGACACCAACTACCACTATCTGGTCCCGGAGTTTTCCGCCGACCAGCGCTTCGCCCTGAGTTGGGAGCAACTGTTCGAGGAAGTGGACGAGGCCCATGCCCTGGGACACCGGGTCAAACCGGTGCTCATCGGCCCTTTGACGTATCTGTGGCTGGGCAAGGCCAAGGGCGAGGATTTCGACAAGCTCAACCTGCTCGAGCGGCTGTTGCCGGTCTACGGTGAAATCCTCAATCGGCTCAAGGCCCAGGGCGTTGAGTGGGTGCAGATCGACGAGCCGATCCTCACCCTCGACCTGCCGCAGGCCTGGAAAAGCGCTTTCGAGCGTGCCTATCACATCCTTCAGTATTCGCCGCTGAAAAAGCTGGTGGCGACCTATTTCAGTGGTCTGGAAGACAACCTCGGCCTGGCGGTGAGCCTGCCGGTGGACGGTTTGCACATCGACGCGGTACGGGCGCCGGAACAACTGGGCCAGGTGCTCGATCGCCTGCCGACTTACAAAATCCTGTCGGTGGGGCTGGTCAATGGTCGTAACGTCTGGCGCTGTGAACTGGAACAGGCGCTGGCGCAGTTGCAGCCGGCCCAGGAGCGTTTTGGCGACAATCTCTGGGTCAGCACCTCTTGCTCTCTGTTGCACAGCCCCGTGGACCTGGAGCGTGAAGACCGGCTCGACCCCGAACTCAAGAGTTGGCTGGCCTTTGCCGTGCAGAAATGCGGTGAAGTGGCGGTACTGCGCGATGCACTCAACGATCCACAGGCCCCCGGCGTGCAACACGCCCTGGCCAACAGCCGTGACGTGCATGCTCGTCGTGCCGCCTCGACACGCATTCATAAAGCCGAGGTCCAGGCCCGCCTCGCCGCGATAGGACCACAAGACAGCCAGCGGCGCTCGCCGTTTGCCCAGCGCATCGAGCAGCAGCGCGCACGGCTGAAGCTGCCGGCCTTTCCCACCACCACCATCGGCTCCTTCCCGCAGACTCCGGCGATTCGCCTGGCGCGTCAGGCCTACAAGCAAGGCAAGCTGTCGGCCAACGATTATCAGGACGCCATGCATACCGAGATCCGCCACGCCGTGCAGATTCAGGAGCGTCTCGGCCTGGACGTGCTGGTACATGGCGAAGCCGAGCGCAACGACATGGTGGAATATTTCGCCGAGCAACTGGACGGCTATGCCTTCACCCGTTTCGGCTGGGTCCAGAGTTACGGTTCGCGTTGTGTGAAGCCGGCGATCATCTACGGCGACATCAGCCGGCCGCAAGCAATGACCGTCGACTGGATCCGCTACGCACAAAGCCTGACCGACAAGGTGATGAAGGGCATGCTCACCGGCCCCGTGACCATGTTGATGTGGTCGTTCCCTCGTGAGGACGTCTCGCGTCAGGTCCAGGCGCAACAACTGGCCCTGGCCCTGCGTGATGAAGTGCTGGACCTGGAAAAGGCCGGGATCAAAATCGTGCAGATCGACGAGGCGGCGTTCCGCGAAGGTTTGCCCTTGCGACGCGGGCAATGGCAACAATACCTGGACTGGGCGGTGCAAGCGTTTCGCTTGAGCGCCTCGGGCGTGGGCGACGAAACCCAGATCCACACCCACATGTGCTACAGCGAGTTCAATGACGTGATCAAGGCCATTGCCGCCATGGACGCCGACGTCATCACCATTGAAACCTCGCGTTCGGACATGGAGCTGCTGGAGGCTTTCGAAGTGTTCGAGTATCCCAACGACATCGGCCCGGGCGTCTACGACATCCACTCGCCACGGGTGCCGGACACGGCCGAGATGGTTGCGTTGATGAGCAAGGCGGTGAAGCGGATTGCGGCAGACCGGCTGTGGGTCAACCCCGATTGCGGTTTGAAGACCCGGGCGTGGCCGGAGGCAGAAGCAGCGCTGGTGAACATGGTGGCGGCGGCGCGGCAGTTGCGCAGTCAGTTGGCCTGA
- a CDS encoding GNAT family N-acetyltransferase, with protein sequence MNIRRLAAGDAQAYRDLMLQAYALHPQAFTSSVSERAAMPIRWWESRLSSRLDVLLGAFVEHELVGIVGLSLEPREKARHKATLFGMYVADPHRHAGLGYQLVQAALEEARRHTFLRLVQLTVTAGNDSAVRLYQRSGFVLYGLEPMAIRVDEDYLDKVHMWLEL encoded by the coding sequence GTGAACATTCGACGGCTCGCAGCCGGTGATGCCCAGGCGTATCGCGACCTGATGCTCCAGGCCTACGCGCTTCATCCCCAGGCTTTTACCTCCAGCGTCAGCGAGCGGGCGGCGATGCCGATAAGGTGGTGGGAATCACGTCTGAGCAGTCGGCTGGATGTGTTGTTGGGGGCGTTTGTGGAGCATGAACTGGTGGGCATTGTCGGGCTGTCCCTGGAGCCGCGGGAAAAAGCCCGGCACAAGGCCACGTTGTTCGGCATGTACGTCGCCGACCCCCATCGCCACGCTGGGCTCGGCTACCAACTGGTACAAGCGGCACTCGAAGAAGCCCGACGCCATACCTTTTTACGGCTGGTGCAACTGACTGTCACGGCCGGCAACGATTCTGCCGTCAGGCTCTACCAGCGCAGCGGTTTCGTACTGTACGGCCTGGAGCCGATGGCGATACGGGTGGACGAGGACTACCTCGACAAGGTCCATATGTGGCTGGAGCTCTAA
- the metR gene encoding transcriptional regulator MetR — protein MLEIRHLKTLHALREADSLVEAAERLHLTQSALSHQFKELEERLGMQLFVRKTKPVRFTSAGLRLLQLADATLPLLRSAERDIGRLAGGTAGRLHMAIECHSCFQWLMPTIDQFRDAWPEVELDLASGFAFAPLPALARGDLDLVVTSDPLELAGITYVPLFTYEAMLAVANQHRLANKPCIVPEDLVSETLITYPVERDRLDIFTRFLEPADIEPAQVRTSELTVMMMQLVASGRGVCGMPHWALHEYSSRGYVKAKRLGEKGLFATLYAAVRTDMLDAPYMRDFLLTAKDTSFSTLDGVSAVR, from the coding sequence GTGCTTGAAATCCGCCACCTCAAGACCCTGCATGCCCTGCGCGAAGCCGATAGCCTGGTCGAAGCCGCCGAACGCCTGCACCTGACCCAGTCCGCCCTTTCCCACCAGTTCAAGGAACTGGAGGAACGCCTGGGCATGCAGTTATTCGTGCGCAAGACCAAACCGGTGCGCTTCACCAGCGCTGGCCTGCGCTTGCTGCAACTGGCCGACGCCACCCTGCCGCTGCTGCGCAGCGCCGAGCGGGACATCGGTCGGCTGGCCGGAGGCACCGCCGGGCGCTTGCACATGGCCATTGAGTGCCACAGTTGCTTTCAGTGGCTGATGCCCACCATCGACCAGTTCCGCGACGCCTGGCCGGAAGTCGAACTGGACCTGGCCTCGGGTTTCGCCTTCGCCCCTCTGCCGGCCCTGGCCCGGGGCGATCTGGACCTGGTGGTGACCTCTGACCCGCTGGAACTGGCGGGCATCACCTACGTGCCGCTGTTCACCTACGAAGCAATGCTCGCCGTGGCCAACCAGCACCGGCTGGCAAACAAACCCTGCATCGTGCCCGAAGACCTGGTCAGCGAAACCCTGATCACCTATCCGGTGGAACGCGATCGCCTGGACATCTTCACCCGTTTCCTGGAACCGGCCGACATCGAACCGGCCCAGGTACGCACGTCCGAACTGACGGTGATGATGATGCAACTGGTGGCCAGCGGTCGTGGTGTCTGCGGCATGCCCCACTGGGCATTGCATGAATACAGCTCGCGGGGCTACGTGAAAGCCAAGCGGCTGGGGGAGAAAGGTTTGTTCGCCACGCTGTACGCCGCCGTGCGCACCGACATGCTCGATGCGCCCTACATGCGCGACTTTTTGCTGACGGCCAAGGACACTTCGTTTTCGACGTTGGATGGGGTGAGTGCCGTTCGGTAA
- a CDS encoding alpha/beta fold hydrolase, giving the protein MRVFMFLAALLFGLPSMAASRCDVNVATQRVDLDQVSLAYQSIGRASDPVLLLVMGLGGQLIHWPDEVVAALCEQGFRVIRYDNRDVGLSAWRQAPGSANLAFEALRYKLGLPVAAPYTLTDMADDGLGLMDALQVQNFHVLGVSMGGMIAQHMAAMAPQRVESLTLIMTSSGAEGLPAPSETLVKLLSRRSAPNREVALEQQADLLAALGSPMVVDDRQALLHQAAQAYDRAFNPEGVQRQIMAIMAEPSRVALLNQLRVPTLVVHGTADPLLPVMHGVHLAAHIRGSRLKLIPGLAHRFQEAFKEPLLGAVLPYLQQHREDTSHWAQIEPVRVPNLL; this is encoded by the coding sequence ATGCGTGTATTTATGTTCCTGGCCGCGTTGTTATTCGGCCTGCCGTCGATGGCGGCTTCTCGATGTGATGTCAACGTTGCGACCCAACGGGTCGATCTGGATCAGGTAAGCCTGGCGTACCAGAGCATCGGCCGTGCCTCCGACCCGGTGTTGTTGCTGGTGATGGGCTTGGGCGGGCAGTTAATCCATTGGCCGGACGAAGTGGTGGCTGCCCTGTGCGAGCAGGGCTTTCGGGTGATCCGCTACGACAACCGCGACGTGGGCTTGTCCGCCTGGCGCCAGGCTCCCGGCAGCGCCAACCTGGCTTTTGAGGCCTTGCGCTACAAGCTGGGCTTGCCGGTGGCTGCCCCCTACACCTTGACCGACATGGCCGACGATGGGCTGGGGTTGATGGACGCGTTGCAGGTGCAAAACTTTCATGTACTGGGGGTGAGCATGGGCGGCATGATCGCCCAGCACATGGCGGCCATGGCGCCGCAGCGGGTTGAGAGCCTGACCCTGATCATGACCAGTTCGGGCGCCGAAGGCCTGCCGGCACCCAGTGAAACCCTGGTGAAGCTGTTGTCCCGGCGCAGTGCGCCGAATCGTGAAGTGGCCCTGGAACAACAGGCCGATCTGCTGGCCGCCCTGGGCAGCCCTATGGTGGTGGATGACCGTCAGGCACTGTTGCATCAGGCCGCCCAGGCCTATGACCGGGCCTTCAACCCCGAAGGCGTGCAGCGCCAGATCATGGCAATCATGGCCGAGCCGAGCCGGGTGGCGCTGCTCAATCAACTGCGCGTGCCGACCCTGGTGGTTCACGGCACCGCCGACCCGTTGTTGCCGGTGATGCACGGCGTGCACTTGGCGGCGCATATCCGCGGCAGCCGCTTGAAACTGATACCGGGCCTGGCCCATCGGTTTCAAGAGGCGTTCAAGGAGCCGTTGCTGGGGGCGGTGTTACCCTACTTGCAGCAGCACCGCGAAGACACCTCGCATTGGGCGCAGATCGAGCCGGTGCGGGTGCCGAATCTGCTCTAG
- a CDS encoding NUDIX hydrolase yields MTIPIIRIAAALLIGPDGRTLLVRKRGTQAFMQPGGKIEADEQPVQALARELDEELGLTIDPAQARYLGAFSAPAANEPGFVVQAEVFLLTIDAPVSPAAEIEEVRWIDPASDGDLLLAPLTGEVILPFYRASLLETC; encoded by the coding sequence ATGACCATTCCCATCATCCGCATCGCCGCCGCCCTGTTGATCGGACCGGACGGCCGGACCTTGCTGGTGCGCAAGCGCGGCACCCAGGCCTTCATGCAGCCGGGCGGCAAGATCGAGGCCGATGAGCAACCGGTCCAGGCCCTGGCCCGTGAGCTGGACGAAGAGCTTGGGTTGACGATTGATCCGGCTCAGGCCCGCTACCTGGGGGCGTTCAGTGCTCCGGCGGCCAACGAACCGGGTTTTGTCGTGCAGGCTGAAGTGTTTTTGCTGACCATCGATGCGCCGGTTTCGCCCGCCGCCGAGATCGAAGAAGTGCGCTGGATCGACCCGGCCAGTGACGGCGATCTGCTGCTCGCGCCGTTGACAGGCGAGGTGATCCTGCCGTTTTATCGAGCCAGCCTTCTCGAGACGTGCTGA
- a CDS encoding HD domain-containing phosphohydrolase, with protein MEDQSQDVPVRKPTVLLVDDEESILNSLRRLLRSQPYEILLADSGAKALEILKERPVDLVMTDARMPNMDGATLLAQIRKLYPSTLRILLTGYADVDMMTKAINEGQLYRYLSKPWNDDELVQALRQALAHQHSESERQRLEALNREQNEQLRILNTTLEKRVASRTAELQQTADMLDLAYDELKRSYVTGTEVFSLIANLRLPKAKQTNRQIIELIRVYSRLHFLDESTDRDLTMAAALYNIGKLSWTDNMMVTPADMLHHTELDLYRAYPKQSESLLMTLDPMKDAARIILHHQERWDGSGFPDHLRGEAIPFGSRLLKLAVDFIELQRGLILERQMNSDEALVYIRKYAGKLYDPDMVEDFVTACGEYLDDVTLSDPTVQVMTTRDLTAGMILARNLNADNGMLLLNAGKVLSAPLVEKLIAFESMEGARYSVFVKIPEEEADPSAPKPMLG; from the coding sequence ATGGAAGATCAATCGCAGGATGTACCGGTCAGGAAGCCGACGGTGCTGTTGGTCGATGACGAAGAGTCGATTCTCAATAGCCTGCGCCGCTTATTGCGCAGCCAGCCGTATGAAATCCTGCTGGCCGACAGCGGCGCCAAAGCCCTGGAAATCCTCAAGGAGCGGCCGGTCGACCTGGTCATGACCGATGCCCGCATGCCCAACATGGACGGCGCCACGCTGCTGGCGCAGATTCGCAAGCTGTATCCGTCGACCTTGCGCATCCTGCTCACCGGTTATGCCGATGTGGACATGATGACCAAGGCCATCAACGAGGGGCAGTTGTATCGCTACCTCAGCAAACCCTGGAACGATGATGAACTGGTGCAGGCCCTGCGCCAGGCCCTGGCGCACCAGCATTCCGAAAGCGAGCGCCAGCGCCTCGAAGCGCTGAACCGCGAACAGAACGAGCAACTGCGGATACTCAACACCACCCTGGAAAAACGCGTGGCGTCGCGCACCGCCGAGCTGCAGCAGACCGCCGACATGCTCGACCTGGCCTATGACGAGCTCAAGCGCAGCTATGTGACCGGCACCGAGGTGTTTTCGCTGATCGCCAACCTGCGCCTGCCCAAGGCCAAGCAGACCAACCGGCAGATCATCGAGCTGATCCGGGTCTACAGCAGGCTGCACTTTCTGGACGAATCCACCGACCGAGACCTGACCATGGCCGCGGCGCTCTACAACATCGGCAAACTGAGCTGGACCGACAACATGATGGTCACGCCTGCCGACATGCTGCACCACACCGAGCTTGATCTCTACCGGGCCTATCCGAAGCAGAGCGAGTCGTTGCTGATGACCCTGGACCCGATGAAAGATGCGGCGCGCATCATCCTCCATCACCAGGAACGTTGGGACGGCAGCGGTTTTCCCGATCATCTGCGGGGCGAGGCCATTCCGTTCGGTTCGCGGCTGTTGAAACTGGCAGTGGACTTCATCGAACTGCAGCGCGGGTTGATCCTGGAGCGGCAGATGAACAGCGACGAGGCGCTGGTCTACATCCGCAAATACGCCGGCAAACTGTACGACCCAGACATGGTGGAGGACTTTGTCACGGCGTGTGGTGAATACCTGGACGACGTGACCTTGTCGGATCCGACGGTGCAAGTCATGACCACCCGCGACCTGACGGCCGGCATGATCCTGGCCCGCAACCTCAACGCCGACAACGGCATGCTGTTGCTCAACGCCGGCAAGGTGCTGAGCGCGCCGCTGGTGGAAAAGCTGATTGCCTTCGAATCGATGGAAGGGGCGCGGTACAGCGTGTTCGTCAAAATCCCCGAAGAAGAAGCAGACCCTTCGGCACCGAAGCCGATGTTGGGGTGA